From Pseudomonas poae, the proteins below share one genomic window:
- a CDS encoding YraN family protein → MPERSSAQSGKDAELQALKYLQQQGLRLLAQNWLCKRGELDLVMLDGDTVVFVEVRYRKHAQWGGALASIDGRKRQKLILAAQYYLQKEHRWADAPCRFDVVAIESTPSGQADLNWLKDAFDS, encoded by the coding sequence ATGCCCGAGCGGTCCAGCGCACAAAGCGGCAAGGATGCCGAACTTCAAGCTTTGAAATACCTGCAACAACAGGGTCTGCGCCTTCTGGCGCAGAACTGGTTGTGTAAACGCGGCGAGCTTGATCTGGTCATGCTTGACGGCGATACAGTAGTATTCGTCGAAGTCCGCTACAGAAAACACGCACAATGGGGTGGCGCGCTCGCCAGTATCGACGGGCGCAAGCGTCAGAAGCTGATACTCGCTGCGCAGTACTACCTGCAAAAAGAGCATCGCTGGGCCGACGCCCCCTGCCGTTTCGATGTGGTTGCCATAGAAAGCACACCGTCTGGTCAGGCTGATCTGAACTGGCTCAAAGATGCCTTCGACAGCTGA